GCTTCAGGGCGATCCGGGTCCATTAGAAGGTGTAGTCAATGGTACTGATGATGCACGAAAAGCTGTCCGTCAGCGTTATAAAGATGGATCGGATTTGGTGAAGATTACAGCAACCGGCGGTGTGTTAAGTGTGGCAAAAAATGGACAGAACCCCCAGTTTACAGAAGAAGAAATTCGTGAAGTGGTAAAAACAGCAACGGAATATGAAATGTTTGTTGCGGCTCATGCTCACGGAATCGAAGGTATGCAGCGCGCTATCCGCGCCGGTGTACGAACGATAGAACATGGGACTCTTATGGATAAAGAAACAGCCCGCCTAATGATTAAACACGGCACCTATTATGTGCCTACAATTAGCGCCGGTGAATTTGTTTATGAAAAAGCTAAAAAGCCCGGTTATTTCCCGGAGATTATTCGTCCAAAAGCATTGGCGATCGGTCCCGTGATTAAGAAAACTGTAGAGATGGCATATAAAATGGGCGTCAAAATTGCTTTTGGGACGGACTCCGGAGTGTCGCCCCATGGGGATAATGCAAATGAATTTCGATTTATGGTAGAAGCAGGGATGAAACCAATAGATGCCATTAATTCTGCCGGAAGCGTTGCTGCCGAAGCATTAGGTGCAGATGATATTGGTCAAATCAAAAAAGGGATGCAAGCGGACATTGTGGCTGTGTCGGGTAATCCACTGAAAGATATATCCATCATGAGTAATGTGACTTTTGTTATGAAAGGTGGTGTGGTTTATAAATAACCACGATGTAAATAAAAAAATGTTATAGGGGTCAGTCATGGCTGACCCCTACGTTTTATTTCATTAAACTATAGGGCGGAAAGCGTCCCATAACTGTTCGGAACGGTCCACGAAATTCTCTTGATCTTGTAGCGGGAGTTTTGGTGAATTCCAGTTCCCATACCATTTTGAATTCCTCTAAACTGCCCGGGTCTAATCCATATTCCCATTCAAACCATTTCATGCAATGGGGTTCACTTTGGCACATGTCAAATTCGTTTGTCAGTACTAGATCATCGCCTTCAATTTTATAGGTATAAGCCACTTGGTAAATCCAGGTGCCTTGTCCTACTCCCGGATCTCCTGCATCCACCCAAACATCTTCATAGCTGTAAGTGACGAATAAGGTATCGCCTTCCAATTCCCATTCAGCAATGGTTGAATCGGTATAGATATGGTTCCATCCGGAAGAATCGTAGGGATCTTCCCAGGTATAGATTTCAACCCAGCGACCGTCGTCCTCAATATTAATTGACCAAGACCCATAATCAAAGGATGTATCACCTTTATAACTAAAAATTTCTGTTGGTGTATTGGCAGGGATGTCAATGGTCGCATGGGTTAATGTGCCTCCCATGGAAAAAGATGTGCTGTCGTCAATCGAAAATATTTGATTGGGGATATTCAATGATTTACCATCAAATGTAAAATCAATTTCATCCCGTATTTCGAAATATTCGCCGTTATTATAGTAAAAACCGATATAGTCTGAATACCAATCTCCATAAAAAGTATCGTAAGTACCGGTGCTGTCATTCCAGTAGATCTCGATTGAATCGCCGTATTGATGAGAAAAATTATCCATGTAGGCAGCAATCATGGGTTTATCCATTTGATTGCCAAAATCGTACCAGTTGTAATTGGACAGAGAAACGCCTGCCTGACCCGACTCTTTATCGAACCAGCCGTGCATAAATTTTATTTCATCTTCTATTACACCAGAAATGGTGATTGCCCCTTCTGAATCGGCCATACGGTCGATCAATTCTTGGTTCGAATTGGTGGTTACCACCATGGACCAATTCCAAGCGTTCAAACTATGGCCCGCAACATCATCCACAGATTTCCCCGCTGTATGGCGGTTCAATGTCTGGGGCATATACCAAGTGCCTAATAGTTCATTTTCAACGGAAGCTTCTTTCTCGCAGGAAAGGAGGCCGAAGGATAAAGTGAGTATTCCAAAAAGGATTATTAGTTTTTTCATGAGAATTTTCCCCGTAAGGTAATTTGGTTGAAATTAAGCATAAATGGACTAATATGCCCGTGATAGAAGTCACTAAAATCGGATTTATATAGTTTATAAAGGCACCATGTCATTGATTCTGAGGGCTTCAGGGTCGCATTACTACACTTTATTACTTACTTTGATAGGCGTTGTAGGTTTCTGATAATACCCAACAGGCCACTTAACACTAGAAATGCTGCTGCCAGTTTTAAGTTATTACTATTTAATTCAGTGCCGGCAAAATAAATGGCAATTGCTGATAGCGTATAAAAGACAAATCGCAATATTCTTAAAAAACTGAATTCATTATAATCTTTGGTCATAAATACTCCATAATGTTTAAATAATTAAGTTGGAATATTATGATTATTATGGGAATCTAATACATGATTAAATTAATTTTTCTTAATTAAAGTGATAGAAATCACAACAGTAAAAGTTTTGGGATTGGTTTTTATTTTTAGTTATTAATCATGCGGTGCCACAAATCCGTTGGTAATTTTTGAAACCAGTTTAGCGAATTCAATGGTTGTTCTATCCTCAAGGTATGGGCCCATGGCCTGCATGCTGATGGGGAGTCCTGCTTTTGAAAGTCCTATTGGAATATTGGTAGCCGGGAGTTGAGCGCAATTGGCTAGTCCCGCCCAAATACTGATATCTGTATAATTGCGATCTTCGCCATTGACTTCTAATCGCCGTGAATGAAAATCCGCCTGATGATCATGGTCAAAGGCGGGACATACAGTTGTGGGACAAAGAATCACGTCAAAATCGTTAAAGAAAGCTTCCCATTGCTGTTTTATTTTTAGGCGCTTTCCATTAGCAGAGAGCCATTTTGAATGGGAAAGGAGTGAATTGCGAATTTGGTTTGCCCGGGGAGATTGATCTTCCGGGTCCAAATTTTTAATAGCAATTTTCATCTCATCAATGATATTTTTTGGGAATCCCGTGGCAATCACCGGCCCCAAAAGTTGGCCAAAAATATCATTATTATATTCTAAAGAAAAATCCGGTTGCGCTTCTTTTATTATTGCTCCAAATTTTGCTATTTGGTCGGCGGTATTTTGAATCAGATTACCTGTTTCTGAATCCACTCGGCAGTATGAATCATCCAGCCAAAGTCCGATTTTAAAGTCCGATAATTGTTTATGGCGAGCTGGCGGCAGTTCCAATTGCCATCCTTTGGATTGGCTTTTCACAGGCCCGGCCAGCACATCCATCATGAGCTCAAGGTCGCCTGCGGTACGGGCCAAAGGGCCAACGACGGACAATGTATCCTGACCGGCAGTGGCGCCCGGAGGTGGTGGCAAGTGACCATTCATGGGGACAATTCCGTGGCTGGGCTTGTGGCCATAAATACCGCAAAAATGGGCGGGGACGCGGATGGAGCCACCAATATCACTGCCTAATTCCACAGGCGACATACCACTGGCAACAGCTGCGGCAGAACCACCGGAAGAACCACCCGGTGTTTTGGTTATATCCCAGGGGTTATTGGTGGTGCCGTAAATATCGTTGAAAGCCTGCCAGTCAGAAGAAAAAATGGGCACATTGGTTTTGCCGAAAATGATGGCACCCGCGTCCACTAGTCTTTGAACAGATTCAGCATTGGTTTTTGGGATGTGATCTTTCCAGATAGGGGCGCCGCTGGTGGAAAGCACGCCTTCAACTCCAAAAGCATCTTTCACTGTCATGGGCAAACCATGGAGTGGCCCCCATGATTCTCCCTTGGCAAGAGCTTCATCGGCCGTCTTGGCGCGGGTCATTGCCCGATCAACATCCAACTGAATCACCGCATTGATCTTTGGATTCAATTGGGCGATACGGTCTAGGAGTTCTGTCAAAACTTCGGCAGATGATATTTCTCCCTTTTGGATCGATGCTAATATTTGAGTAGCGGATTGAAGCATGGTTGATTTAATAAATCTTCTCGTTTAGAACAAGGAGAAGATAGGGGGATTGGAAAAGAGATGCAACGGCCTCCATGTCATTGTAGATTTACCTTTAAATTCAATTAAATGTGGAACGGAATAAAGATGAAAAGAAGTATTATTTCAATTAGGGTATTTTGCATTATTCTTGCAATGTCTATTGGATTTGGGCAGCTATCCGCTGAAAAGGAGAAATTGGTTCTTCACTTTGGTTATGGCTCTAATATGTCTGAATCGTATATGCGCCAGTATACCCCAAGCTTAAAATATGTTATGAATGCTCGATTGCCTAATTTTGAGATTCAGTTCCGCAAATACTCTAAAAATATGGGTGGCGGCATTAGCAGCATTATAGAAAAGCCCGGCGGTATGATTTATGGCGTCATGTATTATATTACTAAAAAAGAAATGGATGCGCTGGACATTTTGGAAGATGTCCCCCTTGGCATATATAAAAGAGAAACTTTTCAAGTCTTGGGAGAAGATGGCAAATGGTATGGGGCGGATCTCTACCGAGTGACCAATCCTAAAGGTCCATATGAACCGGCAAAAAAATATTTAGACCTCATGATTGCCGGAGCTACGGAACATAATATTAATAAGGATTGGCTAAAAAAATTAAAACAGATGCGGGCCAAGTAAGATTAAAAATAAAAGAAGAATGAAAGCAATTTGGTTATGAAAAAAATATTGTTTGCTACCGCATTGATTTGGTTGGGATGCGAGAAAAATACTGTTTCAAAATCTAATTTAGCTTCAGCAGAAAAAATAATGGGTTTAGAATTTACTCGGTCCGAACGGGATTCTCTTTTGGATGGGGTAAATAACCGGATTTCTCAATTTGAAGAACTTCGTTCCCTTGCTTTACCTAATAATGTGGCGTTTCCATTGTATTATAATCCCCTCCCCGCTGGAATGAATCCACCTGTGGGCAAAGATAAATTTGACTTTAATGATACACCGACCGAAAGGCCTGAAATTATTGAAGCATGTGCTTTTATGTCCGTCCCACAACTGGCATATCTCATCAGAACAAAACGTGTTACTTCAGAAGAACTTACGCGTATGTATATCGATCGCCTTAAAAAGTATGGTCCTGAGTTGGAATGTGTAATAACCATTACGGAAGAACTGGCTATAAAACAGGCGCGTAAGGCAGATTTGGAAATTGCCAGAGGAAAGTATCGCGGATTGCTTCATGGTATCCCTTGGGGCGCGAAGGATCTACTGGCCGTTCCTGGGTATAAAACTACTTTGGGCGCGATTCCTTTTAAGGATCAAGTCCTTGATGAAAAAGCAACCGTGGTAGAAAAACTGGAAGAGGCGGGGGCAGTCCTTATTGCGAAACTGACCTTGGGCGCATTGGCATGGGGTGATGTGTGGTTTGGGGGCAAAACTCGAAACCCATGGAATACCGAACAAGGTGCCAGCGGATCGTCGGCAGGGCCCGGCTCAGCCACAGCGGCGGGACTGGTGGGCTTCTCCATAGGTTCAGAAACTTGGGGGTCAATTGTATCACCCGCAACAGTGAATGGCGTTACTGGGCTACGCCCTTCCTTTGGCGTTGTGAGTCGTGCAGGCGCCATGGCATTGAGTTGGTCCATGGATAAACTAGGACCCATGACTCGTTCCGTTGAAGGGGCCGCTATTATATTTGAAACGATTCGCGGCACAGATCAAAAAGATAGAACATTGGTAGATGTGCCTTTTCAATACCCATCTAAAAAACAATTGAAACATCTTCGAATTGGTTATGTTGCGTCTGCCTTTGAAGATTCAGTTGCTTCGGAAAATGACAAGGCAAGTC
The DNA window shown above is from Candidatus Neomarinimicrobiota bacterium and carries:
- a CDS encoding gamma-glutamylcyclotransferase, giving the protein MKRSIISIRVFCIILAMSIGFGQLSAEKEKLVLHFGYGSNMSESYMRQYTPSLKYVMNARLPNFEIQFRKYSKNMGGGISSIIEKPGGMIYGVMYYITKKEMDALDILEDVPLGIYKRETFQVLGEDGKWYGADLYRVTNPKGPYEPAKKYLDLMIAGATEHNINKDWLKKLKQMRAK
- a CDS encoding amidase, with protein sequence MLQSATQILASIQKGEISSAEVLTELLDRIAQLNPKINAVIQLDVDRAMTRAKTADEALAKGESWGPLHGLPMTVKDAFGVEGVLSTSGAPIWKDHIPKTNAESVQRLVDAGAIIFGKTNVPIFSSDWQAFNDIYGTTNNPWDITKTPGGSSGGSAAAVASGMSPVELGSDIGGSIRVPAHFCGIYGHKPSHGIVPMNGHLPPPPGATAGQDTLSVVGPLARTAGDLELMMDVLAGPVKSQSKGWQLELPPARHKQLSDFKIGLWLDDSYCRVDSETGNLIQNTADQIAKFGAIIKEAQPDFSLEYNNDIFGQLLGPVIATGFPKNIIDEMKIAIKNLDPEDQSPRANQIRNSLLSHSKWLSANGKRLKIKQQWEAFFNDFDVILCPTTVCPAFDHDHQADFHSRRLEVNGEDRNYTDISIWAGLANCAQLPATNIPIGLSKAGLPISMQAMGPYLEDRTTIEFAKLVSKITNGFVAPHD
- a CDS encoding amidohydrolase family protein — translated: MNFLKKFIIISLLSFGSLWAQQTIIHVGTMLDGKSKNAVTKRSIIIEDGKIVDVIRGYAKGGENDNVINLKDATVMPGWIDMHVHMSGEMNPKAYGEDFYMNIEDVAYRAIPYVEKTLMAGFTTVRDLGGEVMLSTRDAIRAGYIKGPRIYAAGKALGTTGGHADPTSGLNRKLQGDPGPLEGVVNGTDDARKAVRQRYKDGSDLVKITATGGVLSVAKNGQNPQFTEEEIREVVKTATEYEMFVAAHAHGIEGMQRAIRAGVRTIEHGTLMDKETARLMIKHGTYYVPTISAGEFVYEKAKKPGYFPEIIRPKALAIGPVIKKTVEMAYKMGVKIAFGTDSGVSPHGDNANEFRFMVEAGMKPIDAINSAGSVAAEALGADDIGQIKKGMQADIVAVSGNPLKDISIMSNVTFVMKGGVVYK
- a CDS encoding amidase, with the translated sequence MKKILFATALIWLGCEKNTVSKSNLASAEKIMGLEFTRSERDSLLDGVNNRISQFEELRSLALPNNVAFPLYYNPLPAGMNPPVGKDKFDFNDTPTERPEIIEACAFMSVPQLAYLIRTKRVTSEELTRMYIDRLKKYGPELECVITITEELAIKQARKADLEIARGKYRGLLHGIPWGAKDLLAVPGYKTTLGAIPFKDQVLDEKATVVEKLEEAGAVLIAKLTLGALAWGDVWFGGKTRNPWNTEQGASGSSAGPGSATAAGLVGFSIGSETWGSIVSPATVNGVTGLRPSFGVVSRAGAMALSWSMDKLGPMTRSVEGAAIIFETIRGTDQKDRTLVDVPFQYPSKKQLKHLRIGYVASAFEDSVASENDKASLKILKSLGLELVPIELPEFPVEALSFILTAEAAAAFDELTRTNKDDEMVRQVKNAWPNVFRDARYIPAVEYINANRARLLLNQKMAKLMETVDVYVIPSFYGDNLLRTNLTGHPCVVVPNGFNEKGTPTSISFIGDLYEDGNVLAVAKAYQEVTDWHKQYPPKFKVNP